One genomic segment of Natrononativus amylolyticus includes these proteins:
- the mvaD gene encoding phosphomevalonate decarboxylase MvaD, with protein MKATAMAHPIQGLVKYHGMRDDIERLPYHDSISVCTAPSHTRTTVEFSMEYDQDVYVVDGEELEGRAFDRLEAVVEKARGMSDAAHTVYPVRVESENSFPSNVGLGSSSSGFAAAARALAEAADLDASLQDISTIARVGSASAARAVTGAFSQLYTGLNDEDCRSRRVPTNLHEELKIVVGLVPYHKNTEDAHDEAAESHMFQARNAHIHGQIAEMRDHLRNDDFEGAFELAEHDSLSLAATTMTGPEGWVYWQPATLAIFNTVRELREQEGIPVYFSTDTGASVYVNTTEEHAERVEEAVSDCGVSTTTWGVGGPAKLLEGEDDHLF; from the coding sequence ATGAAAGCGACGGCGATGGCCCACCCGATTCAGGGTCTCGTGAAGTACCACGGGATGCGCGACGACATCGAGCGACTCCCCTACCACGACAGCATCAGCGTCTGCACCGCGCCGAGTCACACCCGGACCACCGTCGAGTTCTCGATGGAGTACGACCAGGACGTCTACGTCGTCGACGGCGAGGAGCTCGAGGGCCGCGCCTTCGATCGGCTCGAGGCGGTGGTCGAAAAGGCCCGCGGGATGTCCGACGCCGCCCACACCGTCTACCCGGTCCGGGTCGAGAGCGAGAACAGCTTCCCCTCGAACGTCGGCCTGGGCTCCTCCTCGTCGGGCTTCGCCGCCGCCGCCCGCGCGCTCGCCGAGGCCGCCGACCTCGACGCCTCGCTCCAGGACATCTCGACCATCGCCCGCGTGGGCTCCGCCTCCGCCGCCAGAGCCGTCACCGGCGCGTTCTCCCAGCTCTACACCGGCCTGAACGACGAGGACTGTCGCTCCCGCCGGGTGCCGACGAACCTCCACGAGGAGCTCAAGATCGTCGTCGGACTCGTCCCCTACCACAAGAACACCGAGGACGCCCACGACGAGGCCGCAGAGAGCCACATGTTCCAGGCGCGAAACGCCCACATCCACGGCCAGATCGCGGAGATGCGCGACCACCTCCGAAACGACGACTTCGAGGGCGCCTTCGAACTCGCCGAGCACGACTCGCTCTCGCTGGCCGCAACGACGATGACCGGCCCCGAGGGCTGGGTCTACTGGCAGCCCGCCACCCTGGCGATCTTCAACACGGTTCGCGAACTCCGCGAGCAGGAGGGGATTCCGGTGTACTTCTCGACTGACACCGGCGCGAGCGTCTACGTCAACACCACCGAGGAACACGCCGAGCGCGTCGAGGAGGCGGTTTCGGACTGCGGCGTTTCCACGACCACGTGGGGCGTCGGCGGCCCGGCGAAGCTCCTCGAGGGCGAGGACGACCACCTGTTCTAA
- the nth gene encoding endonuclease III, producing MGTPRESRAEQAEEIVDRLEAEYPDSTISLRYSNRLELLIAVILSAQCTDERVNTETRELFATYETASDYANAPQEELAEALSSITYYNSKAGYIRESCEIIVEEHDGEVPDTMAELTELPGVGRKTANVVLQHGHDVVEGIVVDTHVQRLSRRLGLTEEEYPETIEQELMELVPDGYWQQFTHLCIDHGRAVCTARNPDCGDCVLADICPSERGDGEVDLASGDPW from the coding sequence ATGGGAACGCCACGCGAGAGCCGCGCGGAGCAGGCCGAGGAGATCGTCGACCGCCTCGAGGCGGAGTACCCCGACTCGACGATCTCGCTTCGGTACTCGAACCGACTCGAACTCCTGATCGCCGTCATCCTCTCGGCGCAGTGTACTGACGAGCGAGTGAACACGGAGACGCGCGAGCTCTTCGCGACCTACGAGACCGCTTCGGACTACGCGAACGCCCCCCAGGAGGAGCTGGCCGAGGCGCTGAGTTCGATCACCTACTACAACAGCAAGGCGGGCTACATCCGCGAGTCCTGCGAGATCATCGTCGAGGAACACGACGGCGAGGTGCCCGATACGATGGCAGAGCTGACCGAGCTACCGGGGGTCGGCCGAAAGACCGCGAACGTCGTCCTCCAGCACGGCCACGACGTCGTCGAGGGGATCGTCGTCGACACCCACGTCCAGCGGCTCTCGCGGCGGCTCGGGCTGACCGAGGAGGAGTACCCGGAGACGATCGAGCAGGAACTGATGGAGCTGGTTCCCGACGGCTACTGGCAGCAGTTCACCCACCTCTGCATCGACCACGGACGGGCGGTGTGTACGGCCCGGAACCCGGACTGCGGTGACTGCGTGCTCGCGGACATCTGTCCCTCCGAGCGCGGCGACGGCGAGGTCGACCTCGCTTCCGGCGACCCCTGGTAG
- a CDS encoding DUF7321 family protein, producing MVSELTIATIVAILVTASFPFYLYGAWIMIDAEVVTWAVLIHHLKFIAVGLALTTGPVVVWMIPRTVDQIGGLLAVHAFFGLQAYAMLLVGLTGIVRILQVKIAHDLYHDPDQDVALDDLHENVGAWRKRLRVGVFGYVFFWLLAYLLGMIRYVIRYPIL from the coding sequence ATGGTGTCGGAGCTGACGATCGCAACGATCGTCGCGATCCTCGTGACGGCCAGCTTTCCGTTCTACCTCTACGGCGCCTGGATCATGATCGACGCCGAGGTCGTCACCTGGGCGGTGTTGATTCACCACCTCAAGTTCATCGCCGTCGGACTGGCGCTGACGACCGGCCCCGTCGTCGTCTGGATGATTCCCCGAACGGTGGATCAGATCGGCGGCCTCCTGGCGGTTCACGCCTTTTTCGGCCTGCAGGCGTACGCGATGTTACTCGTCGGACTGACGGGAATCGTCCGCATCCTGCAGGTGAAAATCGCCCACGACCTGTATCACGACCCGGACCAGGACGTCGCGCTCGACGACCTCCACGAGAACGTCGGCGCGTGGCGAAAACGGCTCCGGGTCGGCGTCTTCGGCTACGTCTTCTTCTGGCTGCTCGCGTACCTGCTCGGTATGATCAGGTACGTCATTCGGTATCCGATACTTTAG
- a CDS encoding DUF7319 domain-containing protein — protein sequence MSDASEDSGGDEPVDTVEERAEATGDEAELEELRRRVEEKYDFDDFGPADMAEMTAEEWEVAFDDETWITGEELLERVERELKSRIADRDVFAALEYAVVDGERVLVAYSDTDYAIVYPGGSVEGRGTVVRDVKPTVALCSMDSYDVERPPEDWQLPSPGEIPDSGNELGNWMLQLLAASQLLLGLAAIALWIAQDVRDQLVLGVAGMGFIVIGLILFTMVANARLSEKFQVSAYRERLRSIGLESERRPSFLPIDDEDFEGALGESPHSGPVETDREGLEDRA from the coding sequence ATGAGTGACGCCTCCGAGGATTCGGGTGGTGACGAACCGGTCGACACCGTCGAGGAGAGAGCGGAGGCGACGGGCGACGAGGCCGAACTCGAGGAACTTCGCAGGCGCGTCGAAGAGAAGTACGACTTCGATGACTTCGGTCCGGCCGACATGGCCGAGATGACCGCCGAGGAGTGGGAGGTCGCCTTCGACGACGAGACCTGGATCACCGGCGAGGAGTTGCTCGAGCGCGTCGAGCGCGAACTCAAATCCCGGATCGCCGACCGGGACGTCTTCGCCGCCCTCGAGTACGCCGTCGTCGACGGCGAGCGCGTACTGGTCGCGTACTCGGACACCGATTACGCGATCGTCTACCCGGGCGGCAGCGTCGAGGGGCGCGGGACGGTCGTCCGCGACGTCAAACCGACGGTCGCGCTGTGTTCGATGGACAGCTACGACGTCGAGCGCCCACCCGAGGACTGGCAGCTTCCCAGCCCCGGGGAGATCCCCGACTCGGGGAACGAGCTGGGTAACTGGATGCTCCAGTTACTCGCGGCCTCGCAGCTTCTGCTCGGTCTCGCGGCGATCGCACTCTGGATCGCACAGGACGTCCGCGACCAGCTCGTTCTGGGGGTCGCCGGCATGGGGTTCATCGTGATCGGACTGATCCTGTTTACGATGGTCGCGAACGCGCGGCTCTCGGAGAAGTTCCAGGTCAGCGCCTACCGGGAGCGGCTTCGCTCGATCGGCCTCGAGTCGGAGCGGCGGCCGTCGTTCCTTCCGATCGACGACGAGGATTTCGAGGGAGCGCTCGGAGAGAGCCCTCACAGCGGACCCGTAGAGACCGATCGCGAGGGGCTCGAGGACCGCGCGTGA
- a CDS encoding cupredoxin domain-containing protein produces the protein MNRREFMVAASGVTGGAVVATAATPVVAQEDENGDDDPDADEENGDEEENGEEENGEENGDEEENGNGANGNGGGTEHIEIGDNYYEPESVTVEPGTTVVWEWVGDIDHNINPTSQPDDADWEGHPDLISDGEYEFTFDVEGEYAYTCDPHPGMDGVVEVSDDAGEEAVAADVDIDDLGIPIQKHFVGVATFLAIFVSIVFTFYLLKYGESSHSSSPGRK, from the coding sequence ATGAACAGGCGGGAGTTTATGGTAGCGGCCAGCGGCGTTACCGGTGGAGCCGTAGTCGCGACTGCTGCGACACCCGTCGTCGCACAGGAAGACGAGAACGGCGATGACGACCCCGACGCCGACGAGGAGAACGGCGACGAGGAGGAGAACGGAGAGGAAGAAAACGGCGAGGAGAACGGCGACGAGGAGGAGAACGGAAACGGGGCCAACGGAAACGGCGGCGGCACCGAACACATCGAGATCGGCGACAACTACTACGAGCCCGAGTCGGTGACCGTCGAGCCGGGAACGACGGTCGTCTGGGAGTGGGTCGGCGACATCGACCACAACATCAACCCCACCTCCCAGCCCGACGACGCCGACTGGGAGGGTCACCCGGACCTCATTTCCGACGGCGAGTACGAGTTCACTTTCGACGTCGAGGGCGAGTACGCCTACACCTGCGACCCTCACCCTGGTATGGACGGTGTCGTCGAAGTTTCCGACGACGCCGGTGAGGAGGCGGTCGCGGCCGACGTCGACATCGACGACCTCGGAATCCCGATCCAGAAGCACTTCGTCGGCGTCGCGACGTTCCTCGCGATCTTCGTCTCGATCGTCTTTACGTTTTACCTGCTGAAGTACGGCGAATCGTCGCACTCGAGCAGCCCAGGGAGGAAATAA
- a CDS encoding DUF7318 family protein, with product MSSSGSTYGDIHRYEPPRESTAAAIAIVLLTFVQIIFVALFVYGLADNWGIAALDGGTGNMVLGFLLSAIFINLGFILLLYRKEFLPDVMIVKKRRRKWEDLYVREEDVEGTTLAAETGAWDTVKRAIYPYYKR from the coding sequence ATGTCATCGTCAGGAAGCACGTACGGAGACATTCACCGGTACGAACCGCCCCGCGAGAGCACGGCAGCCGCCATCGCGATCGTCCTGCTGACGTTCGTCCAGATCATCTTCGTCGCCCTGTTCGTCTACGGACTGGCCGACAACTGGGGGATCGCGGCACTCGACGGCGGCACCGGGAACATGGTTCTCGGATTCCTGCTCTCGGCGATCTTCATCAATCTCGGCTTTATTCTCCTGCTCTACCGCAAGGAATTTCTGCCGGACGTGATGATCGTCAAGAAACGTCGGCGCAAGTGGGAGGACCTGTACGTCCGCGAAGAGGACGTCGAGGGAACGACGCTCGCAGCTGAAACCGGCGCGTGGGACACGGTCAAACGCGCAATCTACCCATACTACAAACGATAA
- a CDS encoding cytochrome b gives MSIERKDEHDHGAWLAERDLSLIEKTYLMTLIWLDKRFRIVDYLELMEDMYYKVNLQMPKSHTEQYNLDNKFWYWYPLYALGSFSVIAYIVAAVSGALLGFYYAPSTAGEGDPEAYLQIVAIMKDLNFGFMLRSIHRWSAQVMTAAVFLHMLRVYFTGAYKEPREINWLIGIILLSLTMVFGYTGYLLPWNQLAFWAGQIGVEMAIAVPIVGEWTAQLLFGGFSLGQPTLQRMYILHVFILPFVVTALIALHIGIVWMQGIAEPH, from the coding sequence ATGAGTATCGAACGCAAGGACGAACACGACCACGGGGCGTGGCTCGCCGAGCGTGATCTCTCGCTCATCGAGAAGACGTACCTGATGACGCTGATCTGGCTCGACAAGCGGTTCCGGATCGTCGACTACCTCGAGCTGATGGAGGACATGTACTACAAGGTCAACCTCCAGATGCCGAAGAGCCACACCGAGCAGTACAACCTCGACAACAAGTTCTGGTACTGGTACCCCTTGTACGCGTTAGGATCGTTCTCGGTCATCGCGTATATCGTCGCTGCGGTCAGCGGTGCGCTGCTCGGCTTCTACTACGCACCCTCTACCGCTGGCGAGGGTGATCCGGAGGCCTACCTCCAGATCGTCGCCATCATGAAGGATCTGAACTTCGGGTTCATGCTTCGGAGTATCCACCGCTGGTCCGCACAGGTGATGACCGCGGCGGTGTTCCTGCACATGCTTCGCGTCTACTTCACGGGCGCGTACAAGGAGCCCCGCGAGATCAACTGGCTGATCGGCATCATCCTGCTCAGTCTGACGATGGTGTTCGGCTACACCGGCTACCTGCTGCCGTGGAACCAGCTCGCGTTCTGGGCCGGCCAGATCGGCGTCGAGATGGCGATCGCGGTGCCGATCGTCGGCGAGTGGACCGCCCAGTTGCTGTTCGGCGGCTTCAGCCTCGGTCAGCCCACCCTCCAGCGGATGTACATCCTCCACGTGTTCATCCTCCCGTTCGTGGTGACGGCGCTGATCGCGTTACACATCGGTATCGTCTGGATGCAGGGAATCGCGGAGCCACACTAG
- a CDS encoding DUF7315 family membrane protein, which yields MTDSETSDDAARTETGTSGRREVIVPMRLYKTITVFSTIIAIVGVLGGFVLLDVATNRTQADISEVNIVVAILGVAMIAFGAVTYAFSTRFRTVEMGNAKDDTDEHSDNG from the coding sequence ATGACCGATTCCGAGACCTCCGACGACGCTGCTCGCACGGAAACGGGCACGTCCGGTCGGCGCGAAGTGATCGTCCCGATGCGCCTGTACAAGACGATCACCGTCTTTTCGACGATCATCGCGATCGTCGGGGTTCTCGGCGGATTCGTCCTGCTCGACGTTGCGACGAACCGAACCCAGGCGGACATCTCGGAGGTGAACATCGTCGTCGCGATCCTCGGGGTTGCGATGATCGCCTTCGGTGCGGTGACGTACGCGTTCTCGACGCGGTTTCGAACCGTAGAAATGGGAAACGCTAAAGACGACACCGACGAACACTCCGACAATGGCTGA
- a CDS encoding DUF7314 family protein yields MADEFMKGFAILTGGLLVWMTFAGWYNTPDFYEAQLIGPNPEDPGTYTAIALVLKDAALYFALLGALTFWVIIPAGRRARSHYADA; encoded by the coding sequence ATGGCTGACGAATTCATGAAAGGGTTCGCCATCCTCACCGGCGGGCTGCTGGTGTGGATGACGTTCGCGGGCTGGTACAACACGCCAGACTTCTACGAGGCACAGCTCATCGGACCGAACCCGGAGGACCCGGGGACGTACACCGCAATCGCGCTCGTGCTCAAGGACGCCGCACTCTACTTCGCCCTTCTCGGCGCGCTCACGTTCTGGGTGATCATCCCGGCCGGTCGGCGGGCGCGCTCTCACTACGCCGACGCCTGA
- a CDS encoding sodium-dependent transporter, whose amino-acid sequence MGSVDIPRESWATRAGFILAAVGSAVGLGNIWRFPFQVGQEGGAAFLAMYLLFIVAVGFPAMLVEFVVGRYTNRNPVGALKQLGSGVWQYVGWIFIATGFIILSYYSVVAGWTIRYFILGLQNEYLADPEASGGQFLELASGLDAIFFHALFMAIVVAVVAAGIKRGIELAVKVMVPAIIVITVGMAIYAFTLPGAGEAYSYYLSPDFGVIAENWTSILPAAAGQAFFTLSLGMGAMITYASYLDEDRNLAEDGAIIVGFDTSIAFIVGLVVFPILFTAGVDPGDPGAGAIFISLAAAFGDIQFGWLIGAIFFGTVAIAALSSAISLLEVVVSYLIDEKGIDRKVAAVGIGGGLFLLGIPSAWDLVLLDLFDLFADQILLVFGGLMLAILVGWVVSEIALEELSKGIGPLGSYGTVWIWLIRIPVIVVLVVALALGVVEYVDFLTGTEEGQFGWWLEENL is encoded by the coding sequence ATGGGCTCTGTAGACATACCACGTGAATCCTGGGCGACACGAGCCGGGTTCATCCTGGCCGCGGTCGGGAGCGCCGTCGGGCTCGGAAACATCTGGCGGTTCCCGTTCCAGGTGGGACAGGAGGGCGGGGCGGCGTTCCTCGCGATGTACCTGCTGTTCATCGTCGCCGTCGGGTTCCCCGCGATGTTAGTGGAGTTCGTCGTCGGCCGGTACACGAACCGGAACCCGGTCGGGGCGCTGAAACAGCTCGGCAGCGGCGTCTGGCAGTACGTCGGCTGGATCTTCATCGCGACGGGGTTCATCATCCTGTCGTACTACAGCGTCGTCGCCGGCTGGACGATCCGGTACTTCATCCTCGGGCTGCAAAACGAGTACCTCGCCGACCCCGAGGCGTCGGGCGGGCAGTTCCTCGAACTGGCGAGCGGCCTCGACGCGATCTTCTTCCACGCGCTGTTCATGGCGATCGTCGTCGCCGTCGTCGCCGCGGGCATCAAACGCGGCATCGAACTCGCGGTGAAGGTGATGGTGCCGGCGATCATCGTCATCACCGTCGGGATGGCGATCTACGCGTTCACCCTCCCCGGCGCCGGGGAGGCGTACTCGTACTACCTCTCGCCGGACTTCGGAGTGATCGCCGAGAACTGGACGAGCATCCTCCCCGCCGCAGCGGGACAGGCGTTTTTCACCCTCTCGCTCGGAATGGGGGCGATGATCACCTACGCCTCCTACCTCGACGAGGACCGCAACCTCGCCGAGGACGGCGCGATCATCGTCGGCTTCGACACGTCGATCGCGTTCATCGTCGGGCTGGTCGTCTTCCCGATCCTGTTCACCGCGGGCGTCGACCCGGGTGACCCCGGCGCCGGAGCGATCTTCATCAGCCTCGCCGCCGCGTTCGGCGACATCCAGTTCGGCTGGCTGATCGGCGCGATCTTCTTCGGCACCGTCGCGATCGCCGCGCTCTCGAGTGCGATCTCGCTGCTCGAGGTCGTCGTCTCGTACCTCATCGACGAGAAGGGGATCGACCGAAAGGTGGCCGCCGTCGGCATCGGCGGCGGGCTGTTCCTGCTCGGAATCCCCTCCGCGTGGGACCTCGTCTTGCTGGACCTGTTCGACCTCTTCGCCGACCAGATCCTGCTCGTCTTCGGCGGGCTGATGCTGGCGATCCTCGTCGGCTGGGTCGTCTCCGAGATCGCACTCGAGGAACTGAGCAAGGGGATCGGCCCGCTCGGCTCGTACGGAACGGTCTGGATCTGGCTGATCCGGATCCCCGTCATCGTCGTGCTGGTCGTCGCACTCGCGCTCGGCGTCGTCGAGTACGTCGACTTCCTCACCGGCACCGAGGAAGGCCAGTTCGGCTGGTGGCTCGAGGAGAACCTGTAA
- the metG gene encoding methionine--tRNA ligase, whose translation MSHDEFPTDRPAVVTCGLPYANGDLHVGHLRTYVGGDALSRALETLGQKTAYVSGSDMHGTPVAVNAEKEGVDPEEFALRWHEQYEETFPKFGVEFDNYGHTHDETNTELTREIVRTLDEEGYVYEDEVLVAYDPEADQYLPDRYVEGTCPYCGAKARGDECDEGCQRHLEPGEVEDPRSVRTGNPAEYRERTHKFFRVSEFADYLTEFLDGLEGTSNARNQPRQWIEDGLQDWCLTRDMEWGIDYPGAEDDDIVLYVWVDAPIEYIASTKQYTERVGTDEYDWEAVWKGDGEIVHVIGRDIIQHHTIFWPAMLEAAAYNAPRAVAATGFITIGGKGLSTSRNRAIWANEYLAEGFHPDLLRYYLTTTGGLQQDVDFTWEAFQEKVNGELVGTVGNFWYRSLLFAYRNYEGAPEGEVSEEVVERIEGAIGEFREAVNDYSLRGVGQAATRLAQFGNEYIQRNEPWKLTDDEPEEAAQVIRDCVQIAKAVGVLIEPIAPGKAQALWEQIGEDGAVAEAHLEAALEAPPRNFGEPGELFEKIEDDRVDELEAALEDRIEAAATDETETESDDTGAGEDAAMADERDLEPLLEDRISFDDFQNLDIRVGRIEHAEGIEGADDLAKLEVDIGFETRQVVAGIKQLHDLESLPGEKCVLLANMEPAELFGVESNGMILAAGEEADLLTTHGESEVGEKVR comes from the coding sequence ATGAGCCACGACGAGTTTCCAACCGACAGACCCGCGGTAGTCACGTGCGGATTGCCGTACGCCAACGGCGACCTGCACGTCGGACACCTGCGAACGTACGTGGGCGGCGACGCGCTGTCGCGCGCCCTCGAGACGCTGGGCCAGAAGACGGCGTACGTCTCCGGCTCCGACATGCACGGCACGCCGGTCGCGGTCAACGCCGAAAAGGAGGGCGTCGATCCCGAGGAGTTCGCCCTGCGTTGGCACGAGCAGTACGAGGAGACGTTCCCGAAGTTCGGCGTCGAGTTCGACAACTACGGCCACACACACGACGAAACGAACACCGAACTCACCCGGGAGATCGTCCGCACGTTAGACGAGGAGGGGTACGTCTACGAGGACGAGGTGCTGGTCGCCTACGACCCCGAGGCCGACCAGTATCTCCCCGACCGCTACGTCGAGGGGACCTGCCCCTACTGCGGGGCGAAGGCCCGCGGCGACGAGTGCGACGAGGGCTGTCAGCGCCACTTGGAGCCGGGCGAGGTCGAAGACCCGCGAAGCGTTCGAACGGGCAACCCCGCGGAGTACCGCGAGCGGACCCACAAGTTCTTCCGGGTCTCGGAGTTCGCCGACTACCTCACGGAGTTCTTAGACGGCCTCGAGGGGACATCGAACGCGCGCAATCAGCCCCGCCAGTGGATCGAGGACGGTCTTCAAGACTGGTGTCTCACCCGCGACATGGAGTGGGGAATCGACTACCCCGGCGCCGAGGACGACGACATCGTCCTCTACGTCTGGGTCGACGCGCCGATCGAGTACATCGCCTCGACGAAACAGTACACAGAGCGCGTCGGAACCGACGAGTACGACTGGGAGGCGGTCTGGAAGGGCGACGGGGAAATCGTCCACGTCATCGGCCGGGACATCATCCAGCACCACACGATCTTTTGGCCGGCGATGCTCGAGGCCGCAGCGTACAACGCGCCGCGGGCGGTCGCCGCCACGGGCTTCATCACGATCGGCGGCAAGGGGCTCTCGACGAGCCGTAACCGGGCGATCTGGGCGAACGAGTACTTAGCGGAGGGCTTTCACCCCGACCTGCTGCGGTACTACCTGACGACGACCGGCGGCCTCCAGCAGGACGTCGACTTCACCTGGGAGGCGTTCCAGGAGAAGGTCAACGGCGAACTCGTCGGGACGGTCGGCAACTTCTGGTACCGCTCTCTGCTCTTTGCCTACCGGAACTACGAGGGGGCCCCGGAGGGCGAGGTTTCCGAAGAGGTGGTCGAGCGCATCGAGGGCGCGATCGGCGAGTTCCGCGAGGCAGTCAACGACTACTCGCTGCGCGGGGTCGGCCAGGCGGCCACTCGGCTGGCCCAGTTCGGCAACGAGTACATCCAGCGCAACGAGCCCTGGAAGCTCACCGACGACGAGCCCGAAGAGGCCGCCCAGGTCATCCGCGACTGCGTCCAGATCGCGAAGGCCGTCGGCGTCCTCATCGAGCCGATCGCCCCCGGCAAGGCCCAGGCGCTCTGGGAGCAGATCGGCGAGGACGGCGCCGTCGCCGAGGCCCACCTCGAGGCCGCCCTCGAGGCGCCGCCGCGGAACTTCGGCGAACCCGGCGAACTCTTCGAGAAGATCGAGGACGACCGCGTCGACGAACTCGAGGCGGCGCTCGAAGACCGGATCGAGGCGGCCGCGACGGACGAGACTGAAACCGAAAGCGACGACACCGGGGCGGGCGAAGACGCGGCCATGGCAGACGAACGCGACCTCGAGCCGCTGCTCGAAGACCGCATCAGCTTCGACGACTTCCAGAACCTCGACATCCGCGTCGGCCGCATCGAGCACGCGGAGGGGATCGAGGGGGCCGACGACCTCGCGAAACTCGAGGTCGACATCGGCTTCGAGACTCGCCAGGTCGTCGCGGGAATCAAGCAACTGCACGACCTGGAGTCGCTACCCGGCGAGAAGTGCGTCCTGCTCGCGAACATGGAGCCCGCGGAGCTGTTCGGCGTCGAGTCCAACGGGATGATCCTCGCGGCGGGCGAGGAGGCCGACCTGCTGACGACCCACGGCGAGAGCGAGGTCGGCGAGAAGGTGCGGTAA
- a CDS encoding GYD domain-containing protein gives MPKYASLVTAERDVQNAQELASIWGEIRGELEEHDAELIDSYAILGEHDFLVTFEAPDREGAFKAALTLRRHGLSAQTMEIVNTDDFSHLVDEI, from the coding sequence ATGCCAAAGTACGCGTCGCTCGTAACCGCAGAGCGTGACGTCCAGAACGCCCAGGAGCTGGCTTCGATCTGGGGAGAGATCCGGGGTGAACTCGAGGAACACGATGCCGAACTCATCGACTCCTACGCGATCCTGGGCGAGCACGACTTCCTCGTCACGTTCGAGGCGCCCGACCGGGAGGGGGCGTTCAAAGCGGCGCTGACGCTTCGTCGCCACGGACTGTCCGCACAGACCATGGAGATCGTCAACACCGACGACTTCTCTCACCTGGTCGACGAGATCTAG